Proteins from one Pithys albifrons albifrons isolate INPA30051 chromosome 2, PitAlb_v1, whole genome shotgun sequence genomic window:
- the PAX1 gene encoding LOW QUALITY PROTEIN: paired box protein Pax-1 (The sequence of the model RefSeq protein was modified relative to this genomic sequence to represent the inferred CDS: inserted 2 bases in 1 codon), whose translation MPLDALPAPPEGGRARGGGRCAPSSRPQSGCGAALPCCCPRWAPFAPHPFSRLRENTHDLPTDLSLRGGIKIHRNLPTTRPIHEAALGRYCGGVKSDFSAGWAAACPQGSPPGKGSVGSPAPLKHGPILPEPPALPPPVGPVGAGGGAGAAGASRERGTGSAPPGPPGRRLPAAPAAPRALYAGAGAAPSPGRAARPPRRAMGECGRLREGSGTAPPGEGTGQGGGGGRGSGPEWPGPQHRGRSLHDVPGREGSGFPRSPRSSLRIRSAPCLRLFLSVSPVPVPSPLAVRAARWDHNRLVLVSIPPVPCHPCHPCPXPAEHTYGEVNQLGGVFVNGRPLPNAIRLRIVELAQLGIRPCDISRQLRVSHGCVSKILARYHETGSILPGAIGGSKPRVTTPAVVKHIRDYKQGDPGIFAWEIRDRLLADGVCDKYNVPSVSSISRILRNKIGGLAPPGPPPALPCGHIYQYPYPGPAAPPPAKAGGHPAGHLGAPPVGLPRSWPSAHSVTNILGIRTFVEQAGALAGTEGAAYPPKMEEWPSVNRTGFPAPGQAVNGLDKAAMEGDIKYPQPGPGLSSMGTFLPACAYPPSSQPGVYGGSPGGYIPPGPPWQPQGTPLAHHGHGVTVHGADLATAMAFKQPGREVVDRKPTSPVGKPPDPLSTIHGLSIPTSSS comes from the exons ATGCCGTTGGATGCGCTGCCCGCGCCGCCGGAGGGGGGCCGGGCACGGGGAGGTGGGCGCTGTGCCCCCTCCAGCCGCCCTCAAAGCGGCTGCGGAGCGGCCTTGCCGTGCTGCTGCCCCCGCTGGGCCCCCTTTGCCCCCCACCCTTTCAGTCGTTTGCGGGAAAACACTCACGATCTTCCCACCGACCTCTCCTTGCGAGGGGGGATAAAAATCCACAGGAATCTCCCGACCACTCGCCCCATCCACGAGGCTGCTCTCGGGCGTTATTGTGGGGGGGTAAAATCGGATttcagtgctgggtgggcagcagcGTGTCCGCAGGGGAGCCCCCCGGGGAAGGGTTCCGTGGGGTCCCCCGCCCCACTAAAGCACGGCCCGATCCTCCCGGAgcccccggcgctgcccccgcccgTGGGTCCCGTCGGGGCCGGAGGCGGGGCAG GAGCGGCGGGGGCTTCCCGCGAGCGGGGAACCGGCTCGGCGCCGCCAGGACCCCCCGGCCGCCGgctccccgcagcccccgccgccccccgggcTCTCTATGCCGGGGCAGGCGCTGCCCCCTCCCCGGGCCGAGCGGCGCGACCCCCGCGCCGGGCGATGGGTGAGTGCGGGCGGCTCCGCGAGGGCTCCGGGACGGCTCCGCCGGGGGAGGGCACCGGGCAGGGGGGAGGCGGCGGCCGAGGGTCCGGCCCGGAATGGCCCGGCCCGCAGCACCGGGGCCGGAGCCTGCACGATGTGCCCGGCCGGGAGGGCTCCGGGTTCCCTCGTTCTCCCCGCTCCTCCCTTCGCATTCGCTCAGCTCCCTGTTTGCGGCTCTTTCTCTCGGTCTC tcCCGTCCCCGTCCCAAGCCCGCTCGCTGTTCGGGCAGCCCGCTGGGACCACAACCGGCTCGTCCTCGTCTCCATCCCACCCGTGCCATGCCACCCATGCCATCCATGCCC TCCCGCAGAGCACACGTACGGGGAGGTGAACCAGCTGGGCGGCGTGTTCGTGAACGGGCGGCCTCTGCCCAACGCCATCCGGCTGCGCATCGTGGAGCTGGCGCAGCTCGGGATCCGGCCCTGCGACATCAGCCGCCAGCTCCGCGTGTCCCACGGCTGCGTCAGCAAGATCCTGGCCCGGTACCACGAGACGGGCTCCATCCTGCCCGGTGCCATCGGCGGCAGCAAGCCGCGGGTCACCACCCCCGCCGTGGTCAAGCACATCCGCGACTACAAGCAGGGCGACCCCGGCATCTTCGCCTGGGAGATCCGCGACCGGCTGCTCGCCGACGGCGTGTGCGACAAGTACAACGTGCCCTCGGTCAGCTCCATCAGCCGCATCCTGCGCAACAAGATCGGCGGGCTCGCCCCGCCGGGCCCCCCGCCCGCGCTGCCCTGCGGTCACATCTACCAGTACCCGTaccccggccccgcagccccgccgcccgccAAGGCTGGCGGGCACCCGGCCGGGCACCTCGGGGCCCCTCCCGTCGGGCTGCCCCGCTCCTGGCCCTCGGCGCACTCCGTCACCAACATCCTGGGCATCCGCACCTTCGTGGAGCAGGCGG GGGCtctggctggcacagagggggctgCCTACCCCCCCAAAATGGAAGAGTGGCCCAGCGTGAACAGGACGGGCTTCCCCGCCCCGGGCCAGGCGGTCAACGGGCTCGACAAGGCGGCCATGGAGGGGGACATCAAATACCCGCAG CCCGGCCCGGGGCTCTCCTCGATGGGCACCTTCCTGCCGGCCTGTGCGTACCCACCCTCCAGCCAGCCCGGCGTGTACGGCGGCTCCCCGGGCGGCTACATCCCCCCGGGCCCGCCCTGGCAGCCGCAGGGCACCCCCCTGGCACACCACGGCCACGGCGTCACCGTCCATGGCGCCGACCTGGCCACGGCCATGGCGTTCAAGCAGCCCGGGAGGGAAG TCGTGGACAGAAAACCCACCAGCCCTGTGGGGAAACCTCCGGACCCTCTAAGCACCATCCATGGACTCTCTATCCCAACCTCCTCGTCCTAG